A stretch of Oryza brachyantha chromosome 4, ObraRS2, whole genome shotgun sequence DNA encodes these proteins:
- the LOC102704240 gene encoding protein TRIGALACTOSYLDIACYLGLYCEROL 1, chloroplastic yields the protein MPPSGAGAAFLLRPIPATTHPLIRLSGAGAVVAVNHKPHLFFRLHQSRRRLPVPRLSLTPAPTSSNNSPPSPPPASPDPPPPPFSGWSPPRAIWRGLSALLLAGQVFHRVLTGRVHRRNLLAQLRRVGPGSAGVSLLTAAFVGMAFTIQFVREFTRLGLHRSVGGVLALALSRELSPVVTAVVAAGRVGSAFAAELGTMQVSEQTDTLRVLGAQPVDYLVVPRVLACVLALPVLTLMSFALGLASSAFLADSIFGVSTSIILESARRALRPWDLISSLLKSQVFGAIIAVVSCAWGVTTHGGAKGVGESTTSAVVVSLVGIFVADFALSCLFFQGAGDSLKYAMG from the coding sequence ATGCCGCCCtccggcgcgggcgccgccttcctcctccgtcCAATACCCGCCACGACCCACCCTCTCATCAGATTATCcggtgccggcgccgtcgtcgccgtgaaCCACAAGCCCCACCTGTTTTTCCGTCTCCACcagtcgcgccgccgcctgcccgtGCCCCGCCTCTCCCTCACCCCGGCCCCCACCAGTAGCAACAATTCTccgccctcgcctccgcctGCGTCACCGGATCCCCCGCCCCCTCCCTTCTCCGGGTGGTCCCCGCCGCGCGCGATCTGGCGGGGGCTCTCGGCGCTGCTTCTCGCGGGGCAGGTCTTCCACCGCGTCCTCACGGGCCGCGTCCACCGCCGGAACCTCCTCGCGCAGCTCCGCCGCGTCGGCCCCGGGAGCGCGGGGGTCTcgctcctcaccgccgccttcGTCGGAATGGCCTTCACCATCCAGTTCGTGCGCGAGTTCACCCGCCTCGGCCTTCACCGATCCGTCGGCGGCGTCCTCGCACTCGCGCTCTCCCGCGAGCTCTCCCccgtcgtcaccgccgtcgtcgccgctggcCGAGTCGGCTCCGCATTTGCTGCCGAGCTCGGGACCATGCAGGTTTCCGAGCAGACTGACACCCTCCGCGTCCTTGGTGCGCAGCCCGTCGACTACCTCGTGGTTCCTCGTGTCCTCGCTTGTGTGCTTGCCTTGCCCGTGCTAACCCTCATGAGCTTCGCGCTGGGTCTCGCGTCCTCAGCATTTTTAGCTGATTCGATCTTCGGTGTGAGCACCAGCATCATCCTGGAGTCAGCACGAAGGGCGCTGAGGCCATGGGACTTGATCAGCTCCTTGCTAAAGTCTCAAGTGTTTGGAGCCATTATTGCAGTTGTGAGCTGTGCCTGGGGTGTCACAACACATGGAGGAGCCAAGGGTGTTGGCGAGTCCACCACATCCGCAGTGGTCGTTTCTTTAGTTGGGATTTTCGTTGCGGATTTCGCTCTCTCATGCTTGTTCTTCCAGGGTGCTGGTGACTCACTCAAATACGCAATGGGTTGA